The window TGGAAATAAATAAAAGCTCAGCCTCTACTTTTAAAACAAGTAAATGGAAACCACAAAAAATAAAAAATAAAGAAATTCTATCTGTTGATTGGCATTTATTCCCTCCATCCATTTTCAATAACTCAAAAGTGATAGTAAAAATGGAAAACATAGATATAGTCTATAAAAAGAAAACCATTTTACAAAATATCAACTGGGAAATAAAACGAAATGAAAAATGGGCTCTTTTAGGTGTTAACGGTTCTGGAAAATCGACTTTAATTAGTTACATCTGTGCAGATAATCCTGCTTCATATAATAAAAAACTGATATTATTCGATCGCAAACGCGGTACAGGCGAAAGTATCTGGGATATAAAAAAACGAATTGGTTTTACCTCTCCAGAAATGCATCTTTATTACAGAAATTCTATCACTTGTAGACAAGTGATAGAATCTGGATTTTTTGATAGTGTTGGCTTGTGGCACAGACGCACTGAACAACAAACCATTCTTACGGACTATTTATTTGATTTGTTTCGTATTGATTTTTTGAAAAATTGCTCCTTTTTACGAATTTCCTCTGGAGAGCAAAGATTAATACTTTTTGCTCGTGCATTGGTCAAAAATCCAGAATTATTAATTTTAGACGAACCTTTTCATGGACTAGACGATGAGAATAAACATCGATGCTTGCAAATCATAGAAGCATATAATAAACAACCAAACAAATCACTTATTTTTATCACCCACCAACCGGAAGAAATCCCTCCCAGCATTAATTTATTTTTCCATTTGTAAAAGTCTTCTCACGTTTTAAATTGAGAAGACTTCTACAACTTTCTATATGTGAACCCATTTTACATAAGCGAAATCCATTCGATGAGGCAAATCCTTGTTAAAAGGATGGATCCTAACCCCATACTTGATAGTACCAGGATGAGAAACCGGTAACTTAACCGTAAAATATAATTTACTCCCCTCAACTTTCTCCAAAGTGCCAGCTTCTATTGTAATTGATTCTTCACCTACCCCATCCTCTCTTAATTGGACAATTTCCAATCCTAAATCAGCACGAAGATCGTGCTTATCTATTACCATATCCATTGAAATAGCACTACCAACTTCTATTCCTTGATTAAAAATACCTTCATCATAGTTAATAGAAACCACTTCAATTTCACTCCAATGATCTGCAACTTCTTCTTTCCATGCTGCCAATTCCTTAGCTTTAGAAAAATTATCCCGTTTCAACTTTTCAGAACGATTAGCAAGGTTATTATAATAACGTTCAATATAGTCATCAAACATGCGTTTAGTTGTATAATAAGGAGCAATTTGAGCAATGGATTTCTTTATATACTGTATCCATCCAACAGAATAACCCTTACTATTTTTAGCATAATAAAGTGGGATAATTTCATTTTCTAACAAGGAATAAATAGTAGCTGCATCCAACTGATCTTGAAATTCATTGTTTTCATAAGTACACTTATCAGTCAATGCCCAACCAGCACCTTCTCGGTAACCTTCATACCACCAACCATCCAAAACTGAAAAATTCAATACACCATTCATTTCTGCTTTTTGTCCAGATGTACCAGATGCTTCCAAAGGTCGAGTAGGAGTATTCAACCAAATATCTACTCCAGAAATCAAACGTTTAGCTAAACGCATATCATAATTTTCAAGGAAAATGATTTTGCCTAAAAATTCAGAACGACGAGATATGTCTACAATACGTTTAATTAAATCCTGTCCTCCCCCATCGGCAGGATGTGCTTTCCCAGTAAATATAAATTGAACAGGATAGTACGGATTATTTAGAATTTTAGCAAGTCTATCCAAATTGGTAAACAATAAGTGTGCCCGTTTATAAGTAGCAAAGCGCCTTCCAAAACCAATCAAAAGTGCATTTGAATCAATTCTATCTAATATAGAAACAACCTTAGAAGGATCACCCTGATTTTTTAACCAATTATCCTTGAATGAATCTTTAATATAATTCACCAATCGTTTCTTCAATGTTGTGCGAATATTCCATATTTCTTCATCTTCTACCTGATAAATTTTCCCCCAAGTTTTAATATTAGACTGATCTTTATAAAAGGACTGATCAAAATGTTTCTCATAACATCTACGCCATTCAGAAGCAGCCCACGTAGGCATGTGAACTCCATTAGTTACATATCCCACATGTAATTCTTGCGGATAATAACCTTTCCATAATGGAGCAAACATACGTTTGGATACTGTTCCATGTAGTTTAGAAACCCCATTAGCTTCTTGACAAGTATTCAGTGCAAAAACACTCATAGAAAATTCTTCCTGACTACCAGGATTAGTTCTACCCATATCCATAAAATCTTGCCAACTGATACCTAACTTGTCAGGAAAATGATCCATATACTTGCGAAATAAATTTTCTTCAAAATAGTCATGCCCCGCTGGTACCGGAGTATGGCAAGTATACAAAGCAGAGGCTCTTATAACTTCTAGAGCTTGATTAAAAGTCAATTTACTGTTTTGAATATAATCTACCAAACGCTGAGCATTAATTAAAGCAGCATGTCCCTCGTTACAATGATATAACTGTTTTTTTATACCCAGCTTATTTAATAACATAATCCCACCTACACCCAAAAGATATTCTTGTTTGAGACGGTCTTCTTTACTTCCACCATATAAACGAGAAGTAATGCAACGATCCCATTCACTATTTTGTTCCAGATCAGTATCTAACAAATACAATTTAATACGACCCACATTCACTACCCATACATATGAATATACAACGAATGAATTGTAAAAAACATCCAAAACTAGTGGTTGGTCATTTTTATCCATTACCTGCCTAATGGGAAGCTGATCAAAATGTTGTGCTTCATAATTAGCAATTTGCTGTCCATCTATAGACAGAGACTGTGTGAAATAACCATAACGATACAAAAAACCTATTGCAGTCAGATCAGCACGAATATCGCTGGCTTCTTTTATATAATCACCTGCTAAAATTCCCAACCCTCCCGAATAAATTTTCAACACATGGCTCAAGCCATATTCCATACTAAAATAAGCAATGCTCGGTATATTTTTGTTATAAGGTTCATTCATGTAATCCTCGAACGTACTATACAACATTTTGATTGATTCCATCAAAGAAGAGTCTTTTGTAATAGCTTCCAAACGAGAAAATGGAAGACTTTGCAGAAATAGGACCGGATTCCCCTCTACCCTATTCCAGAGTTCTTTATCTATAAAAGCAAACAATTCCATTACTTCATAGTTCCAAGACCACCATATATTATGTACAATTTCATCCAATATTTTTAATTCATTAGGCAATTTGAAATGAGCATTACACTCCTTCCACACAGGTTCATTTGCACAATTTGCTCTGATTCTCATAATTTTTTTTCTATTTAAATTATTAACTACAATTTCCTTAAAGCAACGTCATAAGCTTGCAAATAATATTTGATGAAATGAGACCAAAATGCTTTCTTCGATAGAGCACAGGAGGTTCTTTGTATATTCAATATTTGACTGGAATCATATTTCGTAATATATTTCACGATTATATTTTTAATAGCTTCAGCTGTTTCAAAATAATTATCATCTGTCCTCTCTACAACTGCAACCCCCAAATCTAGAGTATCACTTTTTGCTCCTTTTGATTTTGCCCATATACCAAATCCTGTAAGATTGGTCGTGATAGTTGGAATATGAAAAGCTATACTTTCTAATGGCGTATATCCCCATGGTTCATAATAAGAAGGGAATACTGTTAAATCCATCCCTATTAATAAATCATAATACACCATATTGAAAATACCATCTTCACCATTCAAATATGAAGGGACAAAAATAATTTTCACTTGACTATCATCCTCATTTGTAAAATTCAAATAATAAAGATATTCGCAAATAGGATCATTACACAAAGGCCCCACTAGCTCATGTGTAATAAAAGGACGAGGCAAAGGGAATTGAGAAGAAACAGCGTTTTCTAAACGTTCCTTTAAATCCGCCCTAGCACCCTGCAAACATGCAGGAACCAATACAAAAGCAATGATTGGACGATCAAAATAAGTTTTTTTTAGCCTATAAATAGTTTCAATAAAAACATCAATTCCCTTGTTTTTATATTCGTATCGTCCAGCAGTTGCCAACAAAAAAGCATTTTCAGGAATGGATAACCCTATTAATTTTTGAATAACATTGATAAGTACACTACGCGCCTTCACCTTTTTTGTTTCAAACATTTTTCCTTTTGGAACAAAATCAGAATCAAAACCATTTGGAATAATTATATCAGGTTTCTTTTCTAACAATTGAGTACATTCCTTTCCCGTAATCTCACTTACAGTTGTAAAGCAATTAGCATAAAAAGCTGCTAGTTTTTCAAGAGTATGTTTACCTTTTATATTCAATTCAGAAGCCATCTGATCACCATTGTAATTGGATAATTGGCCATACAAAGGTTTGTTGTTAGCACAAATAGAACGACCAATAGAAGTCGCATGAGTAGTAAAAAGCGTTGCAACAGTCGGAAGATATTTATGAATATAAAGCACTGCCATTCCAAGCATCCATTCATTCAAATGAGCAATTACTTTTTTACCCTGTAATTGCAAAAAATGATAAAGGCTTTCTATCACTTTACTAGTAGCATAGGCAAACATACAAGAATCATCGTAATCTCCATAAGCAACAGTGGAATCAATATGATATTTTTCCCACATTTGAAAATAGATGATATCTTTTTCTTCGTAGAAAGGCAAAAAATCAACTAAAATAGTAATTGGTTTGCCAGGAATATTCCAATAACCCACACGTACCTTTAACCCTTCCTGCTCGTTAGCATACTTTCTCCATGAATCTAATATTGTTTCACTTTCAATAAATTCAATATTACTTTCTTTTTTATGTAAAAAAGGGCCAATAAAAAAAATCTTATCTTTTTTAAAAAGGTTCAGTAGAGTCCGCACTCGTGTCGACAAAACAGTGTAGATCCCTCCTACCTTGTTACAAACTTCCCACGAAGACTCGAAAATATAATCAGGAGCCAACATCTCATGAAACGCCATATAAAACTATTTTTTTATAAAAAAATTAAAGATATGAATTCTACTTAAAAAACAAAACAGCTTAAATTCCTATAATTAACCCGAATTGTGATATTTTTACTCCTATGAATGTGAATGGTCTTCGTATCAGTATTATCCAGTTGGAAATTATTTGGGAAGACAAAGAAAAAAATATAAAAAATTATCAGTCTTTTATTTCTCAATTAAAAGGTAAATCCGATTTAGTCGTTCTGCCAGAAATGTTTGCTACAGGATTTTCTGTAAGTGCAAAACATCTACCAGAAACTAACACAGATAAAATTATGCAAACCATTCTCTCTTGGTCAAGAGTATTTGATCTAGCTATTTCTAGCAGCTTTTTAGCAAAAGACAAAGATGGTAATTTGTTCAACAGAGGATTTTTTGCTACTCCAGAAGGAAAAATTCATTTTTCAGATAAAAGGCATCTCTTTAGAATGAGTGAAGAAATTCATCTTTTTAATCCAGGGGAAAATTATAACATTATTCCTTATAAAAACTGGAATATTCGATTAATCATCTGTTATGATTTGCGTTTTCCCGTTTGGACCCGGAACAAAAATAACGAATACGACCTTTTACTCTGTGTAGCTAATTGGCCTAAAACTCGAAGTAATTCATGGGAAATCCTATTGAAGGCCAGGTCCATTGAGAATCTATGCTACACCTGTGGGGTAAACCGAATTGGACACGATGGAAATAATATTTCTTACCAAGGCGGCTCCATGCTTTTAAATTTTAAAGGAGAAATAATTTTAGAAGCAGGAAAAGATCAAGAATCAGCTCTCACAACTACTATTTATAAGGAAAAATTGCAAGATTTTCGAAACAAATTTCCTATATGGAAAGACGCTGATTCATTTAATTTTTCATAATCATAAAACTTTTTCTATCTGATACTCCCAATATTTATTTTTAATTTCACACAAATGAAATATAGCAAAGGCGAGTAGATGTTCCCTGTTCAGGACAGAGGGGGAGATCGGATGAATGGAAAAATCTACTTAATATTACTTTTCTTCAATTAAACATTTAACAATACTTTTGATATCCATGCCACATAGTTTATATAATTCAGCAATAGTACCATGTGGAATAAATTCATCAGGAACACCTATTTGTTTAATTTTTGGATCATATCCATTTTGAACCATAAATTCAATAACAGCTGTTCCCAGCCCCCCCTTAATAGTCCCATCTTCAATAACAACTACACACCGATAATTCTTACCTATCTCATGCAATAATTCCTCATCAATCGGCTTTAAATAAATCATATCGTAATGAGCTACACTAATGCCTAATTTTTCAACTAAACGGATAGCCTTCCTTGCCAAATTTCCGATAGTACCAATACTTACAACGGCAATTTCTTTCCCTTCTTTAAGTTTACGTCCCTTTCCAACAGGTAATGCTTCAAATGAATATTCCCAATTCTTCAATTCTCCATATCCTTTCGGATAACGAATAACAAATACCCCCTTAGCATTAGGTTGTATAGCTGTAAACATTAGATTTCGCAGATCTTTTTCATTCAATGGAGCCGTAATTGTAATATTTGGAATACAACGCAAATAGGCTAAATCTAATACTCCATGATGCGTAACCCCATCTTCACCTACCAATCCGGCTCTATCCAAACAAAGTATCATATTCAGATTTTGTAAAACTGCATCGTGAATAATATTATCATAAGCCCGCTGCATAAAAGACGAATAAACATTACAGAAAGGAATCATACCTTCTTTTGCCAATCCTGCTGCAAAAGTAATAGCATGTCCTTCTGCAATACCTACATCAAAAGTCCTATGTGGCATCTCCTTCATCAAAAAGGTCATAGAGCACCCACTAGACATAGCAGGCGTAACTCCTACAATATTATTATTCATTCGAGCTAACTCAACCAAAGTATGCCCAAATACATCTTGATATAAAGATGGGAGATTTTCTGACCAAACCTTAATGCGTTCTCCCGTTTCAGGATTAAATTTACCCGGTGCATGCCATACATCTGCTTTGTTTTCCGCTGGCCCAAATCCTTTTCCTTTTACAGTGCAAACATGCAATAATTTAGGACCTTTCATACTTTTAATATCTTCAAAAACCTTAACTAACTCCTTAATATTGTGACCATCTATTGGACCAAAGTAGCGAATGTTAAGTCCTTCAAAAATATTATGTTGTTTCGTCAAAAGTGCTTTCAAACTATTGGTAAAACGAAGAATGAACCCCCTTTCTCTCTCTTTGATAATACTATATTTTTTAAGAAAATTATATAATTTGAAACGAATGGTATTATAGGTATACGAAGTAGTAATTTTAATAAGCGACTGGCTTAGTCCCCCTACCGAACGGTCTATAGCCATATTGTTATCATTCAGAACTATCAATAAATCATTTGGGTTAGAAGAAACATTATTTAATCCCTCAAACGCCAACCCTCCAGTTATGGACCCGTCTCCAATAATTGCTACTATCTTCCTATTTTCTCCCTTCAACCAAGAAGCAATAGCCATTCCTAATGCAGCAGAAATAGAATTGGAAGCATGACCTGCAATAAAAGCATCATATTCACTTTCTTGAGGATTAGGGAAACCGCTTATTCCTCCTAACTTACGAAGTGTATGAAACGATTCCCGCCTTTCTGTCAGTATCTTGTGACCATATGCTTGATGTCCTACATCCCATACAATTCTATCATACGGAGTATTAAATACATAATGCAGAGCGACTGTCAATTCCACTGTCCCTAAATTAGAACCTAAATGACCTGGATTTTCTGACAAAACTTCAATAATATATTCTCTCAATTCCTTACATACTTGCTCAACTTGCTCTATTGCTAATTTCCGTAAATCTTCTGGAGAATTTATTTTAAATAATAACGAATAATCTGAAATCTTCTTCATTGAAAAAATTATTATATAAAATCAATAGATAATTCTAACTTATGTAGAACAATATTATGGAATAATTTTCATTCAAATTTTTCATCACAAACAATTAGCGATAATAGGTTTTTGTAAAAAAAATGATTAGTTGATCAGAAAAAAACCATCTAATTTTTTTGACTTTAAATTCACACAATATTTCAAAAAAAGTATCTACTAATCCAGCCGAAATGACAATATGCCTAAATTATCTGCACAAATTGTTAAAAGTTAATCCTCTACAATTCCTCTCTGTTTTGCTAAATTGATTAAATAATTATGAGCAGCTTCATATTCATTTGGAATCTCTCCATCCAATATAGCCTCCTTGAGTGCCAATTTTAACTCTCCTATTTTTTTACTTGCAGGCAAAGAAAACATTTTCATAATCTCCACTCCATCTATTGGAGGTTGAAAATTTCTCACCCTATCCTTTTCCTCTATACTCTTCAACTTATTTCGTACCAGCTTGAAGTTATAAAGAAATTGTTTTACCTTTCCCAAGTTTTTAGAAGTAATATCAGCTTCACAAAGCATCATCAAATCATCAATGTCATCGCTTGCTTCAAATAACAAACGACGAATAGCCGAGTCCGTTACCTCGTTATCTGACAATACAATAGGACGCATATGTAGAAAAACTAGCTTTTCCACGTATTGAAGATTATTATTGATTGGCATTCGCATACGCCTAAAAATTTTTTTCAACATTTCTGCTCCTTTACACTCATGCCCATGAAAAGTCCACCCGCATCTATAATTAAATCGTTTAACAAGGGGTTTACCAATATCATGGAGCAAAGCTGCCCAACGTAACCATAACTTATTACTCACTTTAGCAAGGTTATCAACAACAGCTAAAGTATGATTAAAATTATCCTTATGACCAATACCTTCTCTAGTCTCTATCCCTTTGAGAGCTGTAAGCTCGGGAAGAATGAGACGTAATAAACCAGTTTTCTCCAAAAGTTCAAAACCCACCGAAGGGCGAGGAGAAAGAATAATTTTGTTCAATTCATCCACTATGCGTTCTCTTGAAACAATATTTATCCTGTTACAATTATTTCCTATAGATTCAAAAGTCTTTGATTCTATAAAAAAACCTAATTGCGAAGCAAAGCGAATTGCTCGCAACATTCGTAAAGGATCATCTGAAAAAGTAATATC of the Candidatus Azobacteroides pseudotrichonymphae genomovar. CFP2 genome contains:
- a CDS encoding glycogen/starch synthase; this translates as MAFHEMLAPDYIFESSWEVCNKVGGIYTVLSTRVRTLLNLFKKDKIFFIGPFLHKKESNIEFIESETILDSWRKYANEQEGLKVRVGYWNIPGKPITILVDFLPFYEEKDIIYFQMWEKYHIDSTVAYGDYDDSCMFAYATSKVIESLYHFLQLQGKKVIAHLNEWMLGMAVLYIHKYLPTVATLFTTHATSIGRSICANNKPLYGQLSNYNGDQMASELNIKGKHTLEKLAAFYANCFTTVSEITGKECTQLLEKKPDIIIPNGFDSDFVPKGKMFETKKVKARSVLINVIQKLIGLSIPENAFLLATAGRYEYKNKGIDVFIETIYRLKKTYFDRPIIAFVLVPACLQGARADLKERLENAVSSQFPLPRPFITHELVGPLCNDPICEYLYYLNFTNEDDSQVKIIFVPSYLNGEDGIFNMVYYDLLIGMDLTVFPSYYEPWGYTPLESIAFHIPTITTNLTGFGIWAKSKGAKSDTLDLGVAVVERTDDNYFETAEAIKNIIVKYITKYDSSQILNIQRTSCALSKKAFWSHFIKYYLQAYDVALRKL
- the glgP gene encoding alpha-glucan family phosphorylase, whose amino-acid sequence is MRIRANCANEPVWKECNAHFKLPNELKILDEIVHNIWWSWNYEVMELFAFIDKELWNRVEGNPVLFLQSLPFSRLEAITKDSSLMESIKMLYSTFEDYMNEPYNKNIPSIAYFSMEYGLSHVLKIYSGGLGILAGDYIKEASDIRADLTAIGFLYRYGYFTQSLSIDGQQIANYEAQHFDQLPIRQVMDKNDQPLVLDVFYNSFVVYSYVWVVNVGRIKLYLLDTDLEQNSEWDRCITSRLYGGSKEDRLKQEYLLGVGGIMLLNKLGIKKQLYHCNEGHAALINAQRLVDYIQNSKLTFNQALEVIRASALYTCHTPVPAGHDYFEENLFRKYMDHFPDKLGISWQDFMDMGRTNPGSQEEFSMSVFALNTCQEANGVSKLHGTVSKRMFAPLWKGYYPQELHVGYVTNGVHMPTWAASEWRRCYEKHFDQSFYKDQSNIKTWGKIYQVEDEEIWNIRTTLKKRLVNYIKDSFKDNWLKNQGDPSKVVSILDRIDSNALLIGFGRRFATYKRAHLLFTNLDRLAKILNNPYYPVQFIFTGKAHPADGGGQDLIKRIVDISRRSEFLGKIIFLENYDMRLAKRLISGVDIWLNTPTRPLEASGTSGQKAEMNGVLNFSVLDGWWYEGYREGAGWALTDKCTYENNEFQDQLDAATIYSLLENEIIPLYYAKNSKGYSVGWIQYIKKSIAQIAPYYTTKRMFDDYIERYYNNLANRSEKLKRDNFSKAKELAAWKEEVADHWSEIEVVSINYDEGIFNQGIEVGSAISMDMVIDKHDLRADLGLEIVQLREDGVGEESITIEAGTLEKVEGSKLYFTVKLPVSHPGTIKYGVRIHPFNKDLPHRMDFAYVKWVHI
- a CDS encoding CCA tRNA nucleotidyltransferase, which produces MSSIQISREKLQTNPIFRVLTSTSDTLGVDAYVIGGFVRDIFLHRLSKDIDVVCVGNGISLAKEVAKSLGSASLILFKNYGTAQLKYRDIAIEFVGARKESYSWAFRNPIVEEGSLEDDIKRRDFTINTLAICINQNRFGELIDIFDGLTDLEECSIRTPLDPDITFSDDPLRMLRAIRFASQLGFFIESKTFESIGNNCNRINIVSRERIVDELNKIILSPRPSVGFELLEKTGLLRLILPELTALKGIETREGIGHKDNFNHTLAVVDNLAKVSNKLWLRWAALLHDIGKPLVKRFNYRCGWTFHGHECKGAEMLKKIFRRMRMPINNNLQYVEKLVFLHMRPIVLSDNEVTDSAIRRLLFEASDDIDDLMMLCEADITSKNLGKVKQFLYNFKLVRNKLKSIEEKDRVRNFQPPIDGVEIMKMFSLPASKKIGELKLALKEAILDGEIPNEYEAAHNYLINLAKQRGIVED
- a CDS encoding amidohydrolase, whose amino-acid sequence is MNVNGLRISIIQLEIIWEDKEKNIKNYQSFISQLKGKSDLVVLPEMFATGFSVSAKHLPETNTDKIMQTILSWSRVFDLAISSSFLAKDKDGNLFNRGFFATPEGKIHFSDKRHLFRMSEEIHLFNPGENYNIIPYKNWNIRLIICYDLRFPVWTRNKNNEYDLLLCVANWPKTRSNSWEILLKARSIENLCYTCGVNRIGHDGNNISYQGGSMLLNFKGEIILEAGKDQESALTTTIYKEKLQDFRNKFPIWKDADSFNFS
- the dxs gene encoding 1-deoxy-D-xylulose-5-phosphate synthase, producing the protein MKKISDYSLLFKINSPEDLRKLAIEQVEQVCKELREYIIEVLSENPGHLGSNLGTVELTVALHYVFNTPYDRIVWDVGHQAYGHKILTERRESFHTLRKLGGISGFPNPQESEYDAFIAGHASNSISAALGMAIASWLKGENRKIVAIIGDGSITGGLAFEGLNNVSSNPNDLLIVLNDNNMAIDRSVGGLSQSLIKITTSYTYNTIRFKLYNFLKKYSIIKERERGFILRFTNSLKALLTKQHNIFEGLNIRYFGPIDGHNIKELVKVFEDIKSMKGPKLLHVCTVKGKGFGPAENKADVWHAPGKFNPETGERIKVWSENLPSLYQDVFGHTLVELARMNNNIVGVTPAMSSGCSMTFLMKEMPHRTFDVGIAEGHAITFAAGLAKEGMIPFCNVYSSFMQRAYDNIIHDAVLQNLNMILCLDRAGLVGEDGVTHHGVLDLAYLRCIPNITITAPLNEKDLRNLMFTAIQPNAKGVFVIRYPKGYGELKNWEYSFEALPVGKGRKLKEGKEIAVVSIGTIGNLARKAIRLVEKLGISVAHYDMIYLKPIDEELLHEIGKNYRCVVVIEDGTIKGGLGTAVIEFMVQNGYDPKIKQIGVPDEFIPHGTIAELYKLCGMDIKSIVKCLIEEK
- a CDS encoding ATP-binding cassette domain-containing protein — its product is MRSLFWKINKGETWSIIGKNGSGKTLLAKIAAGKYSLAGGEITYCFSEKPEKAIKIISVQSVYSLADFCKSYYQQRFNHTETDHSPLVTDLFCFEQIKQIFDIEKLMSNKLIHLSSGELWKLLIAGVLLEHPSMIIFDNPFVGLDINGRRQLNEIFYLLYKKGIQLIFLTPSCNDIPSLTSHILEINKSSASTFKTSKWKPQKIKNKEILSVDWHLFPPSIFNNSKVIVKMENIDIVYKKKTILQNINWEIKRNEKWALLGVNGSGKSTLISYICADNPASYNKKLILFDRKRGTGESIWDIKKRIGFTSPEMHLYYRNSITCRQVIESGFFDSVGLWHRRTEQQTILTDYLFDLFRIDFLKNCSFLRISSGEQRLILFARALVKNPELLILDEPFHGLDDENKHRCLQIIEAYNKQPNKSLIFITHQPEEIPPSINLFFHL